A part of Pectinatus sottacetonis genomic DNA contains:
- the glpK gene encoding glycerol kinase GlpK: MEKKYILALDEGTTSCRTILFDHESNIVAVAQNEFTQIFPKPGWVEHNANEIWSTQVGTISEVIAKANIDPNEIAAIGITNQRETAVVWDKNTGKPIYNAIVWQSRQTMEICDKLKEQGLADIFHRKTGLLIDAYFSGTKVKWILDNVEGAREKAEAGDLLFGTMDTWLIWKLTGGKVHVTDYSNASRTLMYNIRELKWDDELLGYLDIPKAMLPEVKQSSEVYGVTIPNVTQGAEIPISGIAGDQQAALFGQTCFKAGMAKNTYGTGCFMLMNTGSQVYDSKNGLLTTIAWGLDNEVQYALEGSIFVAGSAIQWLRDSLKILDSAPDSEYYASKVKDAEGVYVVPAFVGLGAPYWDMKSRGAIFGLTRGSTKNHIIRATLDSLAYQTKDVLDAMQADSGIKLNELKVDGGAVANNLMMQFQSDLLGVPVDRPKVVETTALGASYLAGLAVGFWKNKEELIKNWQLDRRFEPDMEEEKRRELYVGWLKAVRRTMNWL, translated from the coding sequence ATGGAAAAAAAATATATATTGGCACTAGATGAAGGAACAACAAGCTGTAGAACGATTTTATTCGATCATGAATCTAATATAGTAGCTGTGGCACAGAATGAATTTACTCAGATATTTCCTAAACCCGGCTGGGTAGAACATAACGCTAATGAAATTTGGTCTACACAGGTTGGAACTATCTCGGAAGTTATAGCAAAAGCTAATATAGATCCAAATGAAATAGCTGCTATCGGAATAACTAATCAGCGTGAAACAGCAGTAGTTTGGGATAAGAATACAGGTAAGCCTATTTATAATGCTATAGTATGGCAGTCTCGTCAAACTATGGAAATTTGTGATAAATTAAAAGAACAGGGACTTGCTGATATATTCCATAGAAAAACTGGCCTGCTGATAGATGCATATTTTTCGGGAACAAAGGTAAAATGGATATTAGACAACGTAGAAGGGGCACGGGAGAAAGCAGAAGCAGGTGATTTGCTTTTTGGTACAATGGATACATGGCTTATTTGGAAACTAACAGGCGGAAAAGTACATGTCACTGATTACTCTAATGCCTCTAGAACGCTGATGTATAATATACGTGAGCTTAAATGGGATGATGAGCTTTTAGGATATTTAGATATTCCTAAAGCAATGCTTCCAGAAGTAAAACAATCCAGTGAAGTCTATGGTGTGACTATTCCTAATGTAACCCAGGGAGCAGAAATTCCTATTTCCGGTATTGCCGGTGATCAGCAAGCTGCGTTGTTTGGGCAGACGTGTTTTAAAGCGGGAATGGCGAAAAACACTTATGGAACAGGATGTTTTATGCTCATGAACACTGGTTCACAGGTTTATGATTCTAAGAATGGTTTGTTGACGACAATTGCATGGGGACTTGATAATGAAGTCCAATATGCATTGGAAGGCAGTATATTTGTAGCTGGTTCGGCAATTCAATGGTTGCGTGATAGTTTGAAAATATTAGATTCAGCACCAGATTCGGAATATTATGCAAGTAAAGTGAAAGATGCTGAGGGAGTTTATGTGGTTCCGGCTTTTGTGGGATTGGGAGCGCCATATTGGGATATGAAATCACGTGGGGCAATTTTTGGGTTGACACGCGGCAGCACCAAAAATCATATTATACGTGCAACGCTTGATTCACTTGCTTATCAGACCAAAGATGTACTGGACGCTATGCAGGCTGACTCTGGTATAAAGCTCAATGAATTAAAAGTTGATGGTGGGGCAGTTGCTAATAATTTAATGATGCAGTTCCAGAGTGATCTGTTGGGAGTTCCTGTAGACAGGCCTAAAGTTGTAGAAACGACAGCACTAGGAGCTTCTTATCTAGCGGGATTGGCAGTTGGCTTCTGGAAAAATAAAGAAGAACTAATAAAAAATTGGCAGCTTGATCGCCGTTTTGAGCCTGATATGGAAGAGGAAAAAAGAAGAGAATTATATGTTGGCTGGTTAAAAGCTGTGCGCCGCACTATGAATTGGCTTTGA
- a CDS encoding MIP/aquaporin family protein — translation MMDNLFGEFLGTAVLIIFGCGVVANVCLKGSKGENSGWIVITAGWGFAVMLGVFTATSLGAPQGDLNPAVTLAKALNGVYSPGQAVATMGAQIFGGIVGAIVVYLSYLPHWETTEDKATKLGVFSTIPAIRSYGKNFLCEFIGTFMLIVMIFAMFHANNGKFPAGVGPYLVGVLIWALGLSLGGPTGYAINPARDLGPRIAHAILPIAGKGNSDWAYSWVPILGPLAGGFAAYLFAKMIGII, via the coding sequence ATAATGGATAATTTATTTGGAGAATTTTTAGGAACTGCTGTGCTTATAATTTTTGGGTGTGGTGTTGTTGCCAATGTGTGCTTAAAAGGCTCAAAAGGTGAAAACAGTGGTTGGATTGTAATAACTGCCGGATGGGGATTTGCTGTTATGTTGGGAGTTTTTACAGCAACATCATTAGGAGCACCGCAGGGAGATTTGAATCCGGCAGTTACTCTGGCAAAAGCATTAAACGGTGTTTATTCTCCTGGACAGGCTGTAGCAACTATGGGAGCACAGATATTTGGTGGAATAGTAGGGGCAATCGTAGTATATCTTTCTTATCTGCCCCATTGGGAAACTACAGAAGATAAGGCAACAAAATTGGGAGTTTTCTCGACTATACCAGCAATAAGAAGCTATGGAAAGAATTTTTTATGTGAATTTATTGGTACATTCATGCTTATTGTAATGATTTTTGCGATGTTTCATGCTAATAATGGTAAATTTCCCGCTGGTGTAGGACCCTATCTTGTTGGAGTGTTAATTTGGGCACTGGGCTTGAGCTTAGGAGGACCAACAGGATACGCAATAAACCCTGCCCGTGATCTTGGACCGCGTATAGCACATGCAATTTTACCTATAGCAGGTAAGGGTAATTCGGATTGGGCATATAGTTGGGTACCGATATTGGGGCCACTAGCCGGAGGTTTTGCTGCCTATTTATTTGCAAAAATGATTGGAATTATTTAA
- the dhaM gene encoding dihydroxyacetone kinase phosphoryl donor subunit DhaM: MVGLVIVSHSKKIADGIRDLLINKVGNCELIEAVGGAIDGTLGTNVVAIRKAIEKVAQPDGVIVFADLGSSVMSASMAIEFMDMKLQEKIKIANAPILEGALAVAKFLKNADLDEIMAVIKKSRETAV; this comes from the coding sequence ATGGTCGGTTTAGTTATTGTTTCGCACAGCAAAAAAATTGCTGATGGAATTAGAGATTTACTGATAAATAAGGTTGGCAACTGTGAGTTAATTGAGGCAGTTGGTGGTGCAATTGATGGAACATTAGGGACAAATGTTGTAGCAATTAGGAAGGCAATTGAAAAAGTTGCCCAACCGGATGGGGTAATAGTTTTTGCTGATTTAGGTAGTTCTGTTATGAGTGCATCTATGGCAATTGAATTCATGGATATGAAACTGCAGGAGAAAATAAAAATTGCTAATGCTCCTATTTTAGAAGGAGCATTAGCTGTTGCTAAATTTTTAAAAAATGCGGATTTAGATGAAATTATGGCTGTAATTAAAAAAAGCAGAGAAACGGCAGTGTAA
- a CDS encoding YitT family protein, whose translation MENSEIDGLNNKKTVSGYRYLGYLRKYLLLFIGTIITAAGLELFLVPNNIIDGGVVGLSIMGSYLVKVPLGVFLIGLNIPFLYLGYRSIGKAFVAASVFSIISLSIWTAVFVPVREITGTPFLAAVFGGIITGFGVGIIIRNGGSLDGTEMVAIILDKKTVFSVGEIVMFINLFILSSAGLIFGWDNAMYSLVAYFVIAKTIDAVIQGLEESYAVMIVTSCYNDVSDKLVNELGRGVTLLHGEGGYSGDPKKILYCVVTRLEIDKLKTTVLNVDDQAFVTIYQVNDIIGGRFKK comes from the coding sequence TTGGAGAATTCAGAAATAGATGGTTTAAACAATAAAAAAACAGTTTCTGGGTATCGATATCTAGGATATTTACGAAAATACTTGCTATTGTTTATTGGCACAATAATAACAGCGGCAGGTTTGGAATTATTTTTAGTTCCCAATAATATTATTGACGGAGGTGTAGTGGGACTGTCAATAATGGGAAGTTATTTAGTAAAAGTACCATTGGGTGTTTTTTTAATAGGACTTAATATACCATTTTTATATTTGGGATATCGTAGTATTGGTAAGGCTTTTGTAGCTGCCAGTGTATTCTCTATAATATCCTTGTCAATATGGACAGCCGTATTTGTGCCGGTTCGAGAAATAACGGGTACACCATTTTTGGCTGCAGTGTTTGGTGGTATTATTACCGGTTTTGGTGTAGGCATAATAATCAGGAACGGTGGTTCACTTGATGGAACAGAGATGGTAGCAATTATTCTTGATAAAAAAACTGTTTTTTCCGTTGGTGAAATAGTAATGTTTATTAACCTGTTTATACTAAGCAGTGCTGGGTTGATATTTGGTTGGGATAACGCGATGTATTCACTAGTAGCGTACTTTGTTATAGCTAAAACTATTGATGCTGTAATACAGGGACTGGAAGAATCATATGCTGTTATGATAGTGACATCCTGTTATAACGATGTATCTGATAAGCTGGTCAATGAATTAGGGCGTGGTGTTACGCTGCTGCACGGAGAGGGCGGCTATTCGGGAGATCCTAAGAAAATTTTGTACTGTGTAGTGACACGATTAGAAATAGATAAATTAAAAACGACGGTTCTTAATGTTGATGATCAGGCGTTTGTTACAATTTATCAGGTTAATGATATAATTGGTGGACGATTTAAAAAATAA
- a CDS encoding zinc ribbon domain-containing protein — protein MSGENDSKLNITHEMQPVKPKEIIIDTRKDIEIQDTGGNKKKVEKNRKYKKYLLISFFIIVFVGALSGGFMLSSYYNNKMQQVQNSNISEQQKLKQEQIQISNEQKDLESQKQQLEEEKDHLKSQEKLLTEKVSWLENVWDTFTGQKQKEVDKRNAEKAQFNTRLAQIQNLIEGINKRTEQLNTMRGKTDSLQKKVHEEYVENKNVWGFFKNQLLDIIANSISTLSN, from the coding sequence ATGTCAGGAGAAAACGATTCTAAATTAAATATAACGCATGAAATGCAACCTGTAAAACCAAAAGAAATAATAATAGATACCAGAAAAGATATTGAAATACAAGATACAGGCGGTAATAAGAAAAAAGTAGAAAAAAATAGAAAGTATAAGAAATATTTATTAATAAGTTTTTTTATTATAGTTTTTGTAGGTGCTTTATCAGGTGGATTCATGTTGTCATCATATTATAATAATAAAATGCAGCAGGTTCAGAACAGTAATATATCAGAGCAACAAAAATTAAAGCAAGAGCAAATACAAATAAGCAATGAACAAAAAGACTTAGAAAGTCAGAAGCAGCAGTTGGAAGAAGAAAAAGATCATTTAAAAAGTCAGGAAAAATTACTAACGGAGAAAGTATCGTGGTTGGAAAATGTTTGGGACACATTTACAGGACAAAAGCAAAAAGAAGTAGACAAGAGAAATGCAGAAAAAGCACAATTTAACACAAGACTTGCGCAAATTCAAAATTTGATAGAAGGAATAAACAAGAGAACAGAGCAATTAAATACAATGAGAGGAAAAACTGATTCATTGCAAAAAAAAGTACATGAAGAATATGTTGAAAATAAAAATGTATGGGGATTTTTTAAAAATCAGTTATTGGACATTATAGCAAATAGTATTAGCACATTAAGCAATTAA
- a CDS encoding DUF3783 domain-containing protein, with the protein MKIKRQEKVLIYNFNEVSDEEKACDFFQSLHIKTIVLSPDAFCQKVGFLLGITGFSRVEKTNNANFYFCQKVIVFYNIKNKRLDEVLQKMRQANINIAYKAVVTPLNRFWSLQRLCLSMQKEHGFFLDKKRNE; encoded by the coding sequence ATGAAGATAAAAAGGCAGGAAAAAGTATTAATATATAATTTTAATGAGGTTTCTGATGAAGAAAAAGCATGTGATTTTTTCCAATCACTGCATATAAAAACAATTGTGCTGAGCCCAGATGCTTTTTGCCAAAAGGTCGGATTTTTGTTGGGAATTACAGGCTTTTCCCGAGTTGAAAAAACTAATAATGCAAATTTTTATTTTTGTCAAAAAGTAATAGTTTTTTATAATATCAAAAATAAGCGTTTAGATGAAGTTTTGCAAAAGATGAGGCAAGCAAATATAAATATAGCCTATAAGGCTGTAGTGACTCCCTTAAACCGATTTTGGTCATTACAAAGACTATGTCTTTCTATGCAGAAAGAACATGGTTTTTTTCTGGATAAGAAAAGAAATGAGTAA
- a CDS encoding DUF2939 domain-containing protein, whose translation MKMISKNLKIKIFITGIILLLMGCGTLYWYFGYYVKTPEYTLQMTEKAIKNHNEEKFAEYVDKKALIDQLSSDVVNNLINSNQETPNGMPATMQEYSGIFKEAFTKELSDALDFYVKNGKWQNNAKQQNESITQYNALLENLGLNNLTVKDYKMISVDKKAGKAVFQINVVQNELKKAFPFKIILLRQLDGHWKIVRIANFSDFFVMLNQDRRQYMYLYVNKTDSLMNQHRETFISIQDQIQSIIRSGNIGSDEVRNKLKVIINTNMIPHWQMLKTALSAINAPQSAVTLQKLRLRVCDAYIAYYQNYAKWLDDKNINSLHAANDNLKKAKILEDNERNLTNIIKRNLTQ comes from the coding sequence ATGAAAATGATTTCTAAAAACTTAAAAATAAAAATTTTTATTACAGGTATTATTTTATTATTAATGGGGTGTGGTACCTTATATTGGTATTTTGGTTATTATGTAAAAACTCCTGAATATACATTGCAGATGACAGAAAAAGCAATAAAAAATCATAATGAGGAAAAGTTTGCAGAATATGTAGATAAAAAAGCTTTGATTGACCAGCTTTCAAGTGATGTGGTCAATAATTTAATTAATTCTAATCAGGAAACACCAAATGGAATGCCAGCTACTATGCAGGAATATTCTGGTATATTTAAGGAAGCTTTTACCAAAGAATTAAGTGATGCTTTAGACTTTTACGTTAAAAATGGCAAATGGCAGAACAATGCTAAACAGCAAAATGAATCAATTACTCAGTATAATGCTTTGCTGGAAAATTTAGGATTAAATAATCTCACGGTCAAGGATTATAAAATGATTAGTGTAGACAAAAAGGCAGGCAAGGCTGTTTTTCAAATAAATGTGGTGCAGAATGAATTAAAAAAAGCTTTTCCTTTTAAAATAATATTGCTTAGACAGTTAGATGGACATTGGAAAATAGTCCGTATAGCTAACTTTTCTGATTTTTTTGTCATGTTGAATCAGGATAGACGACAATATATGTACTTATATGTAAATAAAACAGATTCATTGATGAATCAGCATAGGGAAACCTTTATAAGTATTCAAGATCAAATTCAGTCTATAATAAGGTCGGGAAATATCGGCAGTGACGAAGTGAGAAATAAGCTAAAGGTAATCATAAATACAAATATGATTCCTCACTGGCAAATGCTCAAGACGGCATTGTCAGCTATAAATGCACCTCAGTCAGCAGTAACGCTGCAAAAATTGCGTCTGCGTGTGTGTGATGCGTATATTGCCTATTATCAAAATTATGCAAAATGGCTTGATGATAAAAATATCAACAGTCTGCATGCAGCTAATGATAATTTAAAAAAGGCAAAAATTTTAGAGGATAATGAGAGGAACTTAACAAATATTATAAAAAGAAATTTAACACAATGA
- the amrA gene encoding AmmeMemoRadiSam system protein A translates to MNYFLGGALMPHPPIMLPEIGKNELNKITTTVTAVKNIANEISAQKPDTLVIISPHAPVFSDCVGISAAEKLTGTMAEFGYPELSLTYKIDIELVEKIALLCEENNLPLKIITKSFCQKNNISFNIDKGAFVPLYYLYKAGFNGKIVHLSMGFIPYKKMFSFGTIIYNAIQATGRKTFVLASGDLSHRLTKYSPNGYSAEGQVFDEKVMQALCSMNPSPLFKMKQSFIDAAGECGLRPIFFLFGALYNSESTPQYLSHKGPFGVGYGTALFLHKANKKILHSRESALAKKSLTHYLNTGKILSIPNNLTETFTRKAGVFVSLKKWGQLRGCIGTITPVYKNIAAEIIHNAVAAGTADPRFPPMNSDELADITISVDILSTPEITTRNNLNPQKYGIITAMADGRKGLLLPMLDGIESVDTQISIAMEKGNIARWEKPVLYRFTVTRYY, encoded by the coding sequence ATGAACTATTTTCTTGGGGGAGCTCTTATGCCACATCCTCCCATAATGCTGCCGGAAATTGGCAAAAATGAATTAAATAAAATTACTACTACTGTAACAGCTGTTAAAAATATAGCAAATGAAATATCCGCTCAAAAACCAGATACCCTTGTTATCATTTCTCCCCATGCTCCTGTTTTCTCAGATTGTGTTGGTATAAGTGCGGCAGAAAAATTAACGGGAACTATGGCTGAGTTCGGCTATCCTGAGCTATCTTTAACTTATAAAATAGATATTGAGCTTGTCGAAAAAATTGCTTTATTGTGTGAAGAAAATAACTTACCCTTAAAAATTATCACTAAATCATTCTGCCAAAAAAATAATATTTCTTTCAATATAGATAAAGGAGCTTTTGTTCCTTTATATTATCTTTATAAAGCAGGATTTAATGGGAAAATTGTCCATCTATCAATGGGCTTTATTCCTTATAAAAAGATGTTCTCCTTTGGCACTATTATCTATAATGCGATACAAGCCACTGGAAGGAAGACTTTTGTTCTAGCTTCCGGAGATTTATCACATCGTTTGACAAAGTATTCCCCCAATGGTTATTCGGCAGAAGGCCAAGTATTCGATGAAAAAGTAATGCAGGCATTATGCAGTATGAATCCTTCTCCTTTATTTAAAATGAAACAAAGCTTTATCGATGCTGCCGGTGAATGTGGACTGCGTCCTATATTTTTTCTTTTTGGTGCCTTATATAACAGTGAATCTACTCCTCAGTATTTATCACATAAAGGTCCATTCGGTGTGGGCTACGGAACAGCTTTATTTTTGCATAAAGCCAATAAAAAAATCCTGCATAGCCGGGAAAGCGCCTTGGCAAAAAAGTCCCTTACCCACTATTTAAATACTGGCAAAATTCTTTCCATTCCCAATAACCTGACTGAAACTTTTACCAGAAAAGCCGGTGTATTTGTTTCTTTAAAAAAGTGGGGGCAACTGCGTGGCTGTATTGGCACAATCACGCCTGTATATAAAAACATTGCTGCAGAAATAATCCACAATGCCGTTGCCGCAGGAACTGCAGATCCTCGTTTTCCTCCAATGAATTCAGATGAATTAGCTGATATAACTATCTCTGTAGATATATTAAGCACCCCCGAAATAACTACCAGGAATAATCTAAATCCCCAGAAATACGGTATAATAACCGCTATGGCTGATGGACGAAAAGGTCTTCTGCTGCCCATGCTTGATGGAATTGAATCAGTTGATACTCAAATATCAATAGCCATGGAAAAAGGTAATATTGCACGATGGGAAAAACCTGTTTTATATAGGTTTACAGTAACTCGTTATTATTAA
- a CDS encoding radical SAM protein has product MHEALYYHHEKNSIICDLCPHNCKINPGDTGLCHVRLNKQHKLYSLNYGMCSTLSIDPIEKKPLYKFFPQHNILSIGSWGCNLKCKFCQNYEISQKSPSVKYISSDTITKIALASGDNNLGLAFTYSEPLVCYEYVYDTAVMVHNTKLKTVLVTNGFLNSIPFKNLIKLFD; this is encoded by the coding sequence ATGCATGAAGCTTTATATTATCACCACGAAAAAAATTCTATTATTTGTGATTTATGTCCACACAATTGCAAAATCAATCCTGGAGATACTGGACTTTGCCATGTACGTTTAAATAAACAACATAAATTATATAGCCTTAATTACGGCATGTGTTCCACCTTATCCATTGATCCCATAGAAAAAAAACCATTATATAAATTTTTTCCCCAGCACAACATATTATCAATAGGCAGCTGGGGATGTAACTTAAAATGTAAATTTTGCCAAAACTATGAAATATCACAGAAATCCCCTTCAGTAAAATATATATCCTCTGATACTATTACCAAAATTGCCCTTGCCAGCGGTGATAATAACCTTGGTCTTGCCTTTACCTACTCTGAACCTCTCGTTTGCTATGAATATGTTTATGATACCGCTGTTATGGTTCATAATACCAAATTAAAAACAGTCTTAGTAACTAACGGTTTTCTTAACAGTATTCCTTTTAAAAATCTTATAAAACTTTTTGATTAA
- the tnpB gene encoding IS200/IS605 family element RNA-guided endonuclease TnpB encodes MEKVFKFRIYPNKTQELLLQKTFGCVRYVFNHYLDMRIKAYNNDKTTLTYTKCSSNLTQLKKENTWLKEPDKCSLQNALKDLDTAYQNFFKHKKVGFPKFKTKKNRHKSYKTNFTNSNIEFLGTKIKLPKLGKVKIRDKQVPQGRILNAVISQTPDGKYFVSLCCTEIEKPVFNRTDNYVGIDLGLKEFAITSDGDKHPHHKYLKQSLRKLAKLQKSLSRKTRGSINRNKARIKVARLQARIANQRKDMLHKLSHKLIENYDVICLEDLQINNMLKNHKLARSIIDASWSEFIRQLKYKAQWYSKEIVQIDKFYPSSQLCHNCGYQNKEIKDLTIRKWECPNCKAQHDRDINAAINIRNEGLRILNITA; translated from the coding sequence ATGGAAAAAGTCTTCAAATTTAGGATATACCCCAACAAAACACAGGAACTACTGCTGCAAAAAACATTTGGCTGCGTAAGATATGTTTTTAATCACTATCTCGACATGCGAATCAAAGCATACAATAATGATAAAACCACACTTACCTATACCAAATGTTCCAGTAATTTAACGCAGTTGAAAAAAGAAAACACCTGGTTAAAAGAACCAGATAAATGTTCCTTACAAAACGCGTTAAAAGACCTCGATACAGCTTACCAGAACTTCTTTAAACATAAAAAAGTTGGCTTTCCTAAATTCAAGACCAAAAAAAACAGGCATAAATCCTACAAAACAAACTTTACCAATAGCAACATTGAATTTCTGGGAACAAAAATAAAACTTCCCAAACTAGGTAAAGTAAAAATAAGAGATAAACAAGTACCGCAGGGCAGAATCTTAAACGCAGTAATATCACAAACCCCTGATGGTAAATACTTTGTATCCCTATGCTGTACAGAAATAGAAAAACCTGTTTTTAATCGTACTGACAACTATGTCGGTATCGACCTTGGCCTAAAAGAATTTGCAATCACATCCGATGGCGACAAACATCCCCATCACAAATACCTGAAACAGTCACTACGAAAACTTGCCAAACTGCAAAAAAGCTTGTCCCGAAAAACAAGGGGAAGTATAAACAGAAACAAAGCAAGAATCAAAGTGGCAAGGCTGCAGGCACGTATTGCAAATCAGCGAAAAGATATGCTGCATAAACTATCTCATAAACTTATAGAAAACTACGATGTTATCTGCTTAGAAGACTTACAAATAAATAACATGCTGAAAAACCACAAACTTGCCCGAAGTATTATAGATGCCAGCTGGTCAGAATTTATCCGTCAGCTAAAATATAAAGCTCAGTGGTATAGCAAAGAAATAGTACAAATAGACAAATTCTATCCATCAAGCCAGCTGTGCCATAATTGTGGTTACCAGAACAAAGAAATAAAAGACCTTACTATAAGGAAATGGGAATGTCCTAACTGTAAAGCCCAGCATGACAGAGATATAAATGCCGCCATAAACATTCGCAATGAAGGACTAAGAATATTAAACATAACAGCGTAA